The proteins below are encoded in one region of Danio rerio strain Tuebingen ecotype United States chromosome 14, GRCz12tu, whole genome shotgun sequence:
- the LOC110438979 gene encoding serine/threonine-protein kinase pim-3-like isoform X2, whose translation MDHSIMGERRASGRSRSRSAAFTQAAVQDVWTHDGDGETRTVSRELPGFVAPLSSLLAESLSADQGNRKRKWQSGSQQTPEEERPSTSSRRAAKRSRRDEYVKGPLLGRGGFGSVFAGIRRSDGLPVAIKYVSKDRTQRRLRVDGQGRLPLEVALMTRVTSAPACPYVLQLLDWFDCPRRYVLILERPSPCQDLQSFCEENGCLDERLAKRVLVQLIAALKHCESRRVLHRDVKPENLLISTESQDIKLLDFGCGDLLKRSAYKYFSGTLEYAPPEWFHRQRYHAAPATVWSVGVTLFNILCDRFPFRGARRVTSKSRLHFPRQLSTDCKR comes from the exons ATGGATCACAGCATCATGGGTGAAAGACGAG CCTCAGGCCGCTCCAGATCCAGGAGTGCTGCTTTCACCCAGGCAGCTGTTCAGGACGTCTGGacacatgatggtgatggtgaaaccCGGACCGTGAGCCGAGAGCTTCCAGGATTTGTCGCTCCTCTGTCTTCCCTGTTGGCCGAGTCTTTGTCCGCAGATCAGGGTAACAGGAAGAGGAAGTGGCAGAGCGGCAGCCAGCAAACGCCAGAAGAGGAACGTCCGTCCACCTCATCTAGAAGAGCagccaaacgctctcgcagag ACGAGTATGTGAAGGGCCCACTGCTGGGACGAGGTGGAttcggctctgtgtttgctgggatcCGCAGGTCagatggactgcca GTGGCCATCAAATATGTGTCTAAAGACCGGACGCAGAGGAGACTGAGAGTC GatggtcagggtcggctgcctctggaggtggcactgatgacccgcgtcacttcagctcctgcctgcccttatgtcctgcagctgctggactggtttgacTGTCCCAGACGCTACGTCCTGATCCTGGAGCGGCCGTCTCCTTGCCAGGatctccagagcttctgtgaggagaacggctgtctggacGAGCGTCTGGCCAAGAgagtgctggtgcagctgatcgcggcgctgaaacactgcgagagccgccgcgtcctgcaccgggacgtcaagccGGAGAAtctgctgatctccacagagtcccaggacatcaagctgctggactttggctgtggagatctgctaaagcgctcggcctacaaatacttctCAG GCACTCTTGAATATGCTCCACCTGAGTGGTTCCACAGACAGCGCTATCATGCGGCTCCAGCTACAGtctggtcagtaggagtgacccTCTTCAACATCCTGTGCGACCGTTTCCCTTTCAGAGGTGCACGGAGGGTCACGTCCAAAAGCAGACTGCACTTTCCCAGACAGCTGTCCACAG ACTGTAAGCGGTGA
- the LOC110438979 gene encoding serine/threonine-protein kinase pim-3-like isoform X1 — protein MDHSIMGERRASGRSRSRSAAFTQAAVQDVWTHDGDGETRTVSRELPGFVAPLSSLLAESLSADQGNRKRKWQSGSQQTPEEERPSTSSRRAAKRSRRDEYVKGPLLGRGGFGSVFAGIRRSDGLPVAIKYVSKDRTQRRLRVDGQGRLPLEVALMTRVTSAPACPYVLQLLDWFDCPRRYVLILERPSPCQDLQSFCEENGCLDERLAKRVLVQLIAALKHCESRRVLHRDVKPENLLISTESQDIKLLDFGCGDLLKRSAYKYFSGTLEYAPPEWFHRQRYHAAPATVWSVGVTLFNILCDRFPFRGARRVTSKSRLHFPRQLSTECRQLIRWCLSPAAADRPSLDDIESHPWLQ, from the exons ATGGATCACAGCATCATGGGTGAAAGACGAG CCTCAGGCCGCTCCAGATCCAGGAGTGCTGCTTTCACCCAGGCAGCTGTTCAGGACGTCTGGacacatgatggtgatggtgaaaccCGGACCGTGAGCCGAGAGCTTCCAGGATTTGTCGCTCCTCTGTCTTCCCTGTTGGCCGAGTCTTTGTCCGCAGATCAGGGTAACAGGAAGAGGAAGTGGCAGAGCGGCAGCCAGCAAACGCCAGAAGAGGAACGTCCGTCCACCTCATCTAGAAGAGCagccaaacgctctcgcagag ACGAGTATGTGAAGGGCCCACTGCTGGGACGAGGTGGAttcggctctgtgtttgctgggatcCGCAGGTCagatggactgcca GTGGCCATCAAATATGTGTCTAAAGACCGGACGCAGAGGAGACTGAGAGTC GatggtcagggtcggctgcctctggaggtggcactgatgacccgcgtcacttcagctcctgcctgcccttatgtcctgcagctgctggactggtttgacTGTCCCAGACGCTACGTCCTGATCCTGGAGCGGCCGTCTCCTTGCCAGGatctccagagcttctgtgaggagaacggctgtctggacGAGCGTCTGGCCAAGAgagtgctggtgcagctgatcgcggcgctgaaacactgcgagagccgccgcgtcctgcaccgggacgtcaagccGGAGAAtctgctgatctccacagagtcccaggacatcaagctgctggactttggctgtggagatctgctaaagcgctcggcctacaaatacttctCAG GCACTCTTGAATATGCTCCACCTGAGTGGTTCCACAGACAGCGCTATCATGCGGCTCCAGCTACAGtctggtcagtaggagtgacccTCTTCAACATCCTGTGCGACCGTTTCCCTTTCAGAGGTGCACGGAGGGTCACGTCCAAAAGCAGACTGCACTTTCCCAGACAGCTGTCCACAG agtgccgtcagctgattcgctGGTGTCTCAGTCCAGCGGCAGCTGATCGGCCCAGTTTGGATGATATTGAGAGCCATCCCTGGTTACAGTGA